DNA sequence from the Oncorhynchus keta strain PuntledgeMale-10-30-2019 chromosome 1, Oket_V2, whole genome shotgun sequence genome:
aggacactgtaaagtccattatTCCTCTGAAGGGTATGAATTAGGCTGTTtaaggtttgaatcctaagcagctgtcacgtcctgaccttagttccttttttttatgcctctgttttagtttggtcagggcgtgagttgaggtGGGCTTCTATGTTGTGTAGTCTAGGTTTTGTAtatctgtgtttggcctggtatggttctcaatcagaggcagctgtcgctCGTTgtgtctgattgagaaccatacttaggcagcttgtTTTctcactatgggttgtgggtagttttCCATTTCTGTGTTTGCTCCATACGGGACTGTTTTGATTTTCATTTCTTTCCTGCACTTTGTTCTTTTGGTATTTTCTTGTGTTCTGAGTTATTAAAGTTAtcatggacacgtaccacgctgcattttggtccgatccacCTTATTCCTCATCAGAAGAGGAAGACATTCGTTACAGCAATCAGCATACACATTGTTTTGAAGTACAAGATACCAACGTAACTACTGTAGTATatcaaagctgtgtgctggaaaaccttggtagcaCATGGggggagtaggcattgtggtgcgcATAATTCCCAAAACCATTGTTATTAAACTTACACTTGAAAACACTCATTATTTACCTATTGCCTCAGACCACTCATAGACCAGCTGGGTCGTTTGATGCTTTTTTGCCTTTCGTCACTTTATACACAGATCATCTCTGCAAAACAAAATCAAGATGTTTCCGTCTCTGTGACTGCCAATAATTtcatgggctcctgagtggcgtagcggtctaaggcactgcatttcagtgctagaggtatcactacagaccctggcttgattccaggctgtaccaCAACCGGCTATGaacaggagtcccatagggcggcgtacaattggcccaacgtcgttAGGGTTTGGTGGGGGAGTTtggcattgtaaataagaatttttcttaactcacttgcctagttaaataaaggttcaacaaTTAAGTTGACCAGTGTCTTTGCAATTGTAATAAACAAGCAAAGGGTAAAAATATGCTTTAAATAAAAACCAAGATGACTGCATACGCCTATATATTTAAATTATATTCAATCAAGTTCTACTCGCTAATGTATACAGTTagagtcggaagttcacatacacttaggttggtatCAATacaactcatttttcaaccactctacaaatttcttgttaacaaacttttGGCAAGTCGgaaaggacatctactttgtgcatgacacaatttttccaacaattgtttacagacagattatttcacttaaaattcactgtatcacaattccagtgggtcagaagtttacatacactaagttgactgtgccttcaaacagcttggaaaattccagaaaattatgtggctttagaagcttctgataggctaattgacatcatttgagtcaattggaggtgtacctgtggatgtatttcaaggcctaccttcaaactcagtgcctctttgcttgacatcatgggaaaatgaaaataaatcagccaagacctcagaaaaacaattgtagaccacaggtctggttcatccttgggagcaatttccaaatgcctgaaggtaccacgttcatctgtacaaacaatagtaggcaagtataaacaccacgggatcatgcagccgtcataccgctgaggaaggagatgttctgtctcctagaggtgaatgtactttggtgcgaaaagtgcaaatcaatcccagaacaacagcaaaggacattgagaagatgctggaggaagcaggtacaaaagtatctatatccacagtaaaacgagtcttatattgacagaacctgaaaggccgctcagcaaagaagaagccactgctccaaaaccatcataaaaatgccacagtttgcaactgcacatggacaaagatcgtaccttttgagaaatgtcctctggtctgatgaaacaaaaatataactatttggccgtaatgaccatcgttatgtttggaggaaaaagggggaggcttgcaagacgTAGAACACCATCCAACCATgtagcacgggggtggcagcatcatgctgtgggggtgctttggtgcaggagggactggtgtacttcacaaaatagatggcatcaaacggaaggaaaattgtggatatattgaagcaacatctgaaaaCATCAGCCagacagtgtatatatatatatatatatatatacactgtatcaACCCCGGGAGGTCTGGATCTGGAGTCACACTCAACATTAAAGTGGAAAactacactacaggctgatccaactttgatgtaatgtccttaaaacaagtcaaagttaggctcagtagtgtgtgtggcctccacgtgcctgtatgacctccctacaatgcctgggcatgctcatgatgaggtggcggatggtctcctgagtgATCTCCTCCCTGACCTGGAtgaaagcatccgccaactcctggacagtctgtggtgcaacatggcgttggtggatggagcgagacatgatgtcccagatgtgctcaattggattcaggtctggggaacgggcgggccagtccatagcatcaatgcattcctcttgcaggaactgctgacccactccagccacatgaggactagcattgtcttgcattaggaggaacccagggccaaccgcaccagcatatggtctcacaaggggtctgaggatctcatctcggtacttaatggcagtcaggctacctctggcgagcacatggaaggtgtgcggccccccaaagaaatgccaccccacaccatgaccgacccaccgccaaaccggtcatgctggaggatgttgcaggcagcagaacgttctccatggcgtgtgaacctgctttcatctgtgaagagcacagggcaccagtggtgaatttgccaatcttggtgttctctggcaaatgccaaacgtcctgcacggtgttgggctgtaagcacaacccccacctgtggacgtccggccctcataccaccctcatggagtctgtttctgaccgtttgagcagacacatgcacatttgtggcctgctggaggtcattttgcagggctctggcagtgctcctccttgcacaaaggcagaggtagcggtcctgctgctgggttgttgccctcctacggcctcctccatgtctcctgatgtactggcctgtctcctggtagcgcctacATGCTCTGGACACTAGGCTGACAGACACagtaaaccttcttgccacagctcgcattgatgtgccatcctggatgagctgcactatctgagccacttgtgtgggttgtagactccgtctcatgctaccactagagtgaaagcactgacAGCATTCAAAAgtaaccaaaacatcagccaggaagcataggaactgagaagtggtctgtggtccccacctgcacaaccactcctttattgggggtgtcttgctaattgcctataatttccacctgttgtctattccatttgcacaacagcatgtgaaatgtattgtcaatcagtgttgcttcctaagtggacagtttgatttcacagaagtgtgattgacttggagttacattgtgttgtttaagtgttccctttatttttttgagcagtgtatataaactttgaacaaattcttaattaaaatgacaaccaaacacaaaagATACTGGTTCAATTTTgctctgccctatgggactctcaatctcAGCCgtatgtgattcagcctggattcgaaccagtgactGTAGCGTTGCCTCTTGCGCtgagatgcagcgccttagaccgctgcgccactcgcgAGCCACTCTCTGCGCCACTAGTATAGCTTACTGTCTGGAACTTTTGCCTCAATTCCATGTGTAGGTCTAACAACGTGCGCAATGATGTGCCTAATATTCGATTTAGTGCATAGGCTAAGCATTAGAATCAGccgcctcaatatttgcagccataGGTGATCATTTCTTTCTAGGAACTGATCCGTCATCAGTATCTAATGTTGAGGAAAGCTTTGAATGGAGAACGCTGATCAGAGAGCAGCGCTGCCTTTCTTTCGATCCTTCAGTATTGACACATGCTCTAACCATGCACTTATAGAAAGTTATGTGGTGTTTTGGTTCTTCAGCCTTTATAGAAACGATGCGTCGTTAATACACTCGTATGGTTAAGTTCCATTGCCACCGGTAAACCGGGCCCTGGCTATTACTTCATAGACATGCCTATTTGCATTTATGCAAAACATATGGATTCTCCCTTTAAAGAGGGGAGGTGGTGAATATCAACAGCTGCTGGACATTAAGCACGATACCAGTTCCTATAAGTGACTCTGAAAGTATTGAATAAATTGGCTGAGGGGGCATTTGTAAATGAATTAATACATATGGGTGGAATATCACATGTTGTGCAGCAAGAGGCTGCATGttcctcaaacagtggttgatgtGTAGAGTGAAATAACAGAGTAGCCTACTGGCAGGAAAGTTGCCCCTATTAGCTATTCAAGTGCATAAGGATtacatatatttttgttttgCCCATTTGATAATGGATCATTCTAAATCGAAACTCATTTGACATATTAGTGAAGACAAGATTCAATTGAAAAGAGTCCGATGGGTCAAAATACGATCACTTGATGACACgttaaatacattttcttcatatcacaACGTTTCTTTAGAGCTGCctaaaataatggatttattatgatggtgtatattcaattgatttattGACTTGTTAAAATGTAAACGTTCCAACGGAGCGAATCAGTGGTTTGTTTGCGGCTTGTATGTATGGAGATGCTAAAAGCTTCCTTTGCTTGAAGCATGCTTCTCATCCGGCTGATGTTAATGAGCTAATTATAGCTCTTAGCCTGCTACTAGCTAGCTGCTGTTGAGAAGCAACCGAGTTGCTGGTCCTGGTTTTGGAACTCTGAAAATTAGCTGAAAATATGTTAACATCAGATATGCTACAAAAAGGTAGCTCATCGTTTGTTCTTAATGGACAGAAATGAGCCCATGTGAGCGATAAACTATACTTTTTATAAAAACTTGCACCAACAAACTTGGTCACTTTATGGACGCTATAGTCTCGTTTTAAGATGACGTCTAAAATGTGAGCTAGGTACAGTAGGTGCAGAATGAAATTAACATTGAGCTTCAACCAATGCCATACTATATATAGCCACGCCTATAATTaggcaataaggccagagggggtgtggtatatggccaatagtTTACATAGCTCATATGCAACTTCAAGCAGCTTAAAGTCCCTTTGATGTCTCTCTTGCATACATGTCTCTCTtgcatatggccaatataccacggctaagagctgttcttaggcacgacgcagCGCAGAGCACTAGGACACAGCCCttaaccgtggtatattggccatatttcACAgaaccctgaggtgccttattgctatcataaactggttaccaacgtaattagagtagtaaaaataaatgtttcagccaatcagcattcagggcttgaaccacacagttaataatatatatttatattccggactctgaaatggctcgttctgatatttcttaatttatttttggattatgtgtgtattgttttgtagaTAGGTATTATGGCACTTtaagagctagaaacacaagcatttcgctgcacttgcgaaaacatctgcaaatctgtatacgcaaccaataaactttgatttgatttgccctGCCCTGGGAAAGTAGTTGGTGTGCTTTCAAactaaatgtactgtatttattCGTCACCGTGTAATCATACATCTTCCCATGGGAACCGAGTCCCCCCGCAGTATATTGGAGCCTTGGAGTTACTAAAGACGTTTCTCCCGGGGCATCACACTCATTGTAACATGGAAACTGGAGCAAGAATGAGCATGTATAAACTGTCATTGATTCTCTGTCCATCATATCACATTTCAGGTAAGTATGTGGCATTACAACTGCTAAGCTTCAAAGAACTCATGTAGGTTAATGCTGTAGGCAATAAGACGGGCTAACGATTTGAGGCGTGAAGCAATTGTCTATTTTCTTTTCACAATGAAGTGTGTATAAAGAGTTCAAGTACAGGTAGTGTGCAGTAAGCTGTCCTTAGAATCATACAAATTAAAAGTATGAAGGGGAGATTATTGATATAGACAGGTGAACAAATCCTGAATGAATAAACACATAAATATGTATGAGGCTAATAAACATTTTGTTATCATTTTTTGCTTTATTACAAAAGTGAAGTTATACAAATATTGCTTTTAACACATAGTACTGATAGAaaaatatactatatatacaaaagtatgtggacaccctttcaaagtggatttgtctatttcaaccacacctgttgctgacaggtgtataaaatcgagcacccagccatgcaatctccaaagacaaacattggcagtagaatggccttactgaagagctcagtgactttcaacatggcaccgtcatagaatgccacctttccaacaagtcagttcgggAAATTTCTGCCCTACTTGAGCTACCCCGGGCAAatttaagtgctgttattgtgaagtggaaacatctaggagcaaaaACGTCTCAGCAGTAAaggggtaggccacacaagctcacagaatgcgAAGCACTCAGCGCTTAAAAATTGTCTGTTCTCGGTTACaccactcactactgagttccaaactgcctctggcacacaagcctaagatcaccatgcgcaatgctaagcagctggagtggtgtaaagctcaccgccatttgACTGGAGCTTTGGAAACGcactctctggagtgatgaatcacgcttcaccatctggcagtccgacggatgaatcttggtttggcggatgccaggaaaaccCTACttgtcccaatgcatagtgccaactgtaaagtttggtggaggaggaataatggtctggggctgttattcatggttcgggctaggccccttagtcccagtgaagggaaatcttaacttgACTGGcatacacagagccctgacctcaaccccattgaacacctttgggatgaattggaacatcgactgtaagccaggcctaatcgcccatcaTCAATGCCAACCTCACAtttgttcttgtggctgaatggaagcaagtccccgcagcaaggTTCCAACAtaaagtggaaagccttcctaggagagtggaggctgtcgtAGCAGCAAAGGgcggaccaactccatattaatgctatgattttggaatgagatgtttgactagagcaggtgtacacatacttttggtcatgtagtgtctcAAGGTTTAACAAAATAGTAATTGTAGCTTGCTTTTCAATGCATTCTGCCCCACCCCCCACCAAAAAtggatttccattcaaaatcttattttccctaacctctaacctgaaccctaaccctaaccctgaacctacacctaacccctaagcttaaaatagcctttgtcctcatggggatgtgggaaatgtccccaTGAGGGAAAATGTCCCTTAATtgactatccttgtgaggacttttgGGGGATTTCCATTGAGGATAGTGAATAACCCCCCCCCACTCCATCCCCTCCGCCCCTCACACACAATAATGCTAAGCTGCCGTGGCACATTACAAGCAGGCACGGTTAGTCACCTCATGCTAACAGCCATCTAAACCATGGAATCTCAGGTATCCTCCCAAAAGCATGTAATATAAACTCATTAAGCCAAACTGTAATATAATGAGTAATATAATGATGAAGTTCACATTCTAGTTACAGGATGATATGACTGTCTTATTTTTGGAAATTGGCATACACTGGTTGAAAGATCCTCAAACGAAGCAACTGATCAACTACATCCCCTCATTCCCTTGAGTCTATGGATGAGAAAAGGCCATAATTAGATACTGGAAACTTGTCAAACATACATGAATTGACAAAATAATGTAGTTATAAGAGTGAGAGTAGTACCTTATCGACCACAGTCCTCAGATGCTGTACCCATTTGTGGCTGGGATTGGCACAAACAGTCTTCCCTTTCTTCAGTATGAACCTATGGATATTAGACACATTGTgggagatatacagtatatataaatatGATTTTTTTCATTAGACTCTCATTGCCAATATTGATTTTTAGATTCATATTCTATGAGGAGAAAAAATGGAAAACAAACAATTTCATATTTCTCTTTTCAACAAGTCCTCTTGACACATGACTTGAGGACATTTTCCTACCAGTGTCACAATGATTGACTGTTATGCGTGGCTTtgtttttatctggacacttaaTTGTGCTAAAAGGCAGGCTGACAGAAGGTGAGGACATGttgcaacacactcacacaacggCCTTGATGTTGCAGCCTCCATCTGTTTCCTGTATCCTGTAGCTTACAACATTCCTCTTGGTACTCTTCTTCAGGCCAGTAACATGCCTCAGGCAGCAGTTCTCATACGACCCTAACAACAAGCATGAGGAGGTTAAAAGGTTACAATCTTCTCTATACTCTTATTGTGCTGACCCATGACATACTGTCATGTAGGGATATTTCAGGAGCAAAAGGTTTGAATTGTGCAATTGTAATAGCAACCTAGTGTAACGAGTAGTTTCTGTACTTTGAGAAAGAATTATGAGTTAAGGTATTGCAGATGTACGCAAGAGAGACATCAAAGGGACTTCATGTTTAAGCTGCTTGAAGTTGCATATGAGCTGTGTAAACCACCGTCAAAGTCAAAGAGTTGTGAAATCTGGTTCGAGGCCATTTGAGACAATGTTTtgaaaggagggggagacagacataTCCCAACACATCAGTCTAACATTTTCCCATAAATAATTATCTACATTATTTTGAGTGGCAAAATATTCCTCTTCTGGACAAAGTATGGACCATTGGAAGCTTGTAAAAAAACGACATAGAACAACTTTTCTCCATTCCAGAGGCACAAGGAGGTCTCCAGGCACAACAATGCATTAAGTGTACAAATGTGGAGTATAGGCTATGCACAGTAGATTTATTTTCAACAAGAAGTAAATTACAAGAAGTACTGAGAATGAACCAAAACATATGAAAGGCTTGCTTTACACTGTTACACCAATTTCAGTGAACATAAACTTCATAATAATGAATCTACAGAATATGAATACCGTTCCTTAGATTGTTTAATGGTGCCTACCTTGAGCCAGAGTGAGATACATGCATGTCAGGAGCAGGAGAAAGAACAGAGCCTGGAACCTCATGGTGTCACTGCTGCTGTGGGGTCTGCTACAAGAACAGGACAGAATGTAAAGCAAGGGAAGCTTCCTCTTTTTAATACCTCCTCCACATCATCAACGTGATGTTTTGTATTGAGACCACCCTGTCTATAATACCCGTATGTTCCCATTCTAGACCCCAATACTAGACCCCCACACTGACCCCTTGATTACAAACACGTCCTTCTTGGTAACAGACAACCAGATCCAGATGTCTTCAGCTGTTTTCTCCAGCTATCATTTGTTTGGCTGAAACTCTGACCGTGTTCTAATaaatcaacaaccaatcagataaAGCCAAACTCCGTCTCTCGAGCCAGCTGTATAAACTTGTGTCTTTTATTAGTTAGAAATGCAAAAGTACAGAATGTTTACAGCATTAATCCAAAAGCTAGTGAAGTATGAATTCAGCATTCGGCAAGGATATAAACACGCAAAAGGTCAACATATAAACAGTCCTGACAACCTCTCAACACAAAAGCCTAAACCCACCAACAATGCAGAACATGCCGCAAATAAGCTCCTCAAAACTTACAAAGTCTCTCAGAAGAAATGTCCTCGTTGAGTTCCCTTGGCTGTTTTATAGCTGCTATATGATACCTTCACCTCTCCACCAACCCTGTTACCTCAATCAGCCACACCTCCTCTGGCATGACAACCACAGTATGTTTTACAATTGCTGAGAAGAGGTACAATTTGAACAAGATTCACAATCACAGTTTTTCTTCGCTCAGTCCAGTGAAAGATGAGTGACAAACTGTGGAACTGTTCCCTTCTCAGGAGGGCTTTCAGGGAGCCAGGCCAGCACTCAGTATACATGTTCTGAACTTGTTTTAGTCATTTAACCAACTGTTAAAATCAACTACATCTTTTGAACCAAGAAAATACGGACCACACACAGACTCCTCCTTAAATATATTTTGTACAACAGCAATGAAAGCACTGTCTGGAAATCCACTGTCTGCAATTGATTGAATACCAGCCTGTGTGTTTATGTAAGATCCGATGCCTGATCTTTATCCAAGCAATTATGTCAAAAGTAGCTTCCGCTGTTGAAGCGTCATTGAATCACAAGTTCATTACAAGCTAATAGGAAGCATTGAATTGCAGTCAAATATGGTCTAATATTACATAACAATACATATGGGCTGAGGCAAGAAACTTGTATCTATGATGTCTCGGGTGGCAGTTTTTCTTTGTGTTGATGCACATGAATAAAACATTGCTTAGGGACTTGAATAAAGTTCTGAAATGCAATTGTCCCATCAGTATGGATTTAAATCATTGCACCTGTTTCCTTTTGAGACCATCGtacttgtaaaaaaatatatattgacaAGACAAACCACAATGTGATGTCTCACAGTCAAATGACCACTGGCAAAATACTTGTAACTCTTTTCGCAAAGTGTTattgagacacaataacatgtaAATATCTTCTGTTCAATTTGAAAATATGACTTCCTGCCAGTTATATGCTCTAATTCTCCCAGTCCTGTTCATCTTTGATACTTTTCTTCGAAAATGGGGATCTACGATCCGTTTGCATTCATTGAAAAGTCAACACTTTACATATTTTGAAGAAGGACTAACAAAATAACCAATTAAAACTCACAGTGGGAAGGAAATATGTTGCCATCCAGTCATGTTGTTGGTATCCTTAGCCCCACAAAAAATGTGCCCTAATGACCTTTAGCATGGAGCAacgtgtatttttttttttttaccccatcTTAACATTTGGCAGTAAATTCAGATGTAAGAGTTTCTGTTTACTGTGAAACTAAATGTTCTGTAAGAAACTGCCAAAGAAATTATAACAAAACTGTTGGGATAAAAAAAGTAACATGATCCTGTTACGCTGTTACAGGAAAATGATTAATCTTCTTGTCAAGAGTATAGGGGTCACGTTCAAGTGAATCGTAGGCCTACAGTCATGATTAATTGAATGCACTGCAGTTCAGGATGTACTTTATTATAAGGACAAGCATGCTTTGGTGTTAATCCCAAAGGAAAACGTACCTACGATGTCTGCTGTTTCTCCTTTCATTGCAGGATGAGATGTATTTGGAAAATTAAGACTGTACAGGCTACTTTTTAGTGAAGGTGTTTCCAGTTTCAAGTTTTATTGGCAAATGCACAGCATCTCTCCGGAACTTTCACTGCGCACACCTGGCACCTATTCCCACTGATTCTATTTGTATATATGTGCTCTTTGTTCACTATGGTCTTGTCGATTATTGTCACAATGTCTGTTGGTGAGTGTGAGTAcctgtgttgtgtgttttgggctttcgtgcccttgtggattgtgcagatgattacgggtctcatcctgtgtgttatttattcaaggtactcctcactcttttgtttgggtttcaatcTTGTGTTTTGTTTAGTGTTTGTTTGGTCTCCCTCCCCATGCCTTTACACGGTACGCCGTAATTTGGAGTATAATAAAAAAAAGTATTATGCATTTCTGCACCTGTCTCCCGATCCTTCATGACAAACATGCATAAAACAGTACAGGGAAATGCTTAACTTGCGAGCTCTTTCAGAACAATGCACAATGCATGTGGTAATATAGATCAGAAAATAAATGTGTGAAATGCGAGAGAAGgaaaaaaagagaagaaaatGTCA
Encoded proteins:
- the LOC118388938 gene encoding C-C motif chemokine 25-like, which produces MRFQALFFLLLLTCMYLTLAQGSYENCCLRHVTGLKKSTKRNVVSYRIQETDGGCNIKAVVFILKKGKTVCANPSHKWVQHLRTVVDKTQGNEGM